A single Capra hircus breed San Clemente chromosome 13, ASM170441v1, whole genome shotgun sequence DNA region contains:
- the GTSF1L gene encoding gametocyte-specific factor 1-like isoform X1, whose protein sequence is MEPEALEICPYNPHHRIPLSRFQYHLASCRRKNPKKAKKMASCKYNACHVVPIKKLEEHEAACVNRSTVEEEDSLSPLKVNLPNAGQKGNRDASPVSSCLPNPDVWNVDSTNCHPMFVLKSFIPQKLVCESDTRESETDHHTPSLTAPLEIVRPGE, encoded by the coding sequence ATGGAGCCAGAAGCCTTAGAAATTTGCCCTTACAACCCTCACCACCGAATCCCACTCAGCAGATTTCAGTACCACCTGGCATCATGCCGGAGAAAGAACCCCAAGAAAGCCAAAAAGATGGCCAGCTGCAAATACAACGCCTGTCACGTGGTCCCCATCAAGAAGCTGGAAGAGCACGAGGCTGCCTGTGTCAACAGAAGCACAGTGGAGGAAGAGGACAGCCTGAGTCCCCTGAAGGTCAACCTTCCAAATGCAGGGCAGAAGGGCAACAGAGACGCCTCTCCGGTGTCCTCCTGTCTCCCCAACCCCGATGTCTGGAATGTTGATAGCACAAATTGCCACCCCATGTTTGTCCTTAAGTCTTTCATTCCCCAGAAGCTTGTTTGTGAAAGCGACACCAGAGAGTCAGAGACAGACCACCACACCCCATCCCTGACTGCCCCCCTAGAAATCGTCAGACCGGGAGAGTGA
- the GTSF1L gene encoding gametocyte-specific factor 1-like isoform X2, whose amino-acid sequence MEPEALEICPYNPHHRIPLSRFQYHLASCRRKNPKKAKKMASCKYNACHVVPIKKLEEHEAACVNRSTVEEEDSLSPLKVNLPNAGQKGNRDASPSFIPQKLVCESDTRESETDHHTPSLTAPLEIVRPGE is encoded by the exons ATGGAGCCAGAAGCCTTAGAAATTTGCCCTTACAACCCTCACCACCGAATCCCACTCAGCAGATTTCAGTACCACCTGGCATCATGCCGGAGAAAGAACCCCAAGAAAGCCAAAAAGATGGCCAGCTGCAAATACAACGCCTGTCACGTGGTCCCCATCAAGAAGCTGGAAGAGCACGAGGCTGCCTGTGTCAACAGAAGCACAGTGGAGGAAGAGGACAGCCTGAGTCCCCTGAAGGTCAACCTTCCAAATGCAGGGCAGAAGGGCAACAGAGACGCCTCTCCG TCTTTCATTCCCCAGAAGCTTGTTTGTGAAAGCGACACCAGAGAGTCAGAGACAGACCACCACACCCCATCCCTGACTGCCCCCCTAGAAATCGTCAGACCGGGAGAGTGA